A single window of Carnobacterium maltaromaticum DSM 20342 DNA harbors:
- a CDS encoding ubiquitin-conjugating enzyme E2 variant, producing the protein MIDFTHVKNQLNSLNGIKIISFTEKDQSIIVLFNFDANVAINGANFLIDNKIHLEIPKQYPTKLPIVYEAGEKKITNFPHINPDNKGTFCLGTDIDIRRKIKPNYSLSKYITLIAQFLGTYEYYQRYKNFPFGDREHGNLGIIESYKEIFNVTTNQQVSNLMQIGKLKNKYKNQKCPCNSNLKFKNCHWNTLNSIVSNPLERSQMKRDYILLKGD; encoded by the coding sequence ATGATAGATTTTACACATGTTAAAAATCAGCTTAATTCTTTAAATGGGATTAAAATAATATCATTCACAGAAAAAGATCAATCAATAATTGTATTATTCAATTTTGATGCTAACGTTGCAATTAATGGAGCCAATTTTTTAATTGATAATAAAATTCATTTAGAAATACCCAAACAATACCCAACTAAATTACCAATTGTCTATGAAGCAGGAGAAAAAAAAATCACAAATTTTCCTCATATTAATCCTGATAATAAAGGAACGTTTTGTTTGGGTACAGATATAGATATAAGAAGAAAAATTAAACCGAATTATTCTTTATCAAAGTATATTACGCTAATCGCTCAATTTTTAGGAACATACGAGTACTACCAAAGATATAAAAATTTCCCTTTTGGAGATCGTGAGCATGGAAATCTTGGTATTATAGAGTCATATAAAGAAATTTTTAATGTGACTACCAACCAACAGGTTTCAAACCTCATGCAAATTGGTAAATTAAAAAATAAATACAAAAACCAAAAATGTCCTTGTAATTCAAATCTGAAATTTAAGAACTGCCATTGGAATACATTAAATTCTATTGTATCCAATCCATTAGAGCGCTCACAAATGAAAAGGGATTATATATTACTAAAAGGGGATTAA
- a CDS encoding S-4TM family putative pore-forming effector, with the protein MELLDKQNERKSLWIQTTARFLYNKADNIDMVQWIIVLALPVLKMFLVQNILLNYIMMIWFLVSFVLDYFIDKYTDIATELRKSFDYYVYGWNNDFQEKLVDISKIYQVRNKKYFEHQTVNSGTDKPKGVKNWYTTVKKEMSQEEAVKSAMKENIYFDKRINNFAFLCILIFVSLLLLVLSTSGFTLYEVFFGLFITFAPFTKKLYSTFVNLKKVSSINSNIENLLRANDIDLTYLQSEIDKKRSIPRTSNQLVYFFKTKKIHEEVSEFRSDV; encoded by the coding sequence ATGGAGCTTTTAGATAAACAAAATGAAAGAAAATCGTTGTGGATACAAACTACAGCAAGATTTTTGTATAACAAGGCCGATAATATTGATATGGTACAGTGGATTATAGTCCTTGCACTTCCTGTTTTAAAAATGTTTTTGGTGCAAAATATATTGTTAAACTACATTATGATGATTTGGTTTTTAGTTTCCTTTGTACTAGACTATTTTATAGATAAATATACTGATATTGCTACTGAGTTAAGAAAAAGTTTTGATTATTATGTGTACGGTTGGAATAATGATTTTCAAGAGAAACTAGTGGATATATCAAAAATTTATCAAGTTAGAAATAAGAAATATTTTGAACACCAAACTGTAAATTCAGGAACTGATAAACCTAAAGGTGTTAAAAACTGGTATACAACTGTAAAAAAAGAAATGTCTCAAGAAGAAGCTGTTAAATCAGCAATGAAAGAAAACATTTATTTCGATAAAAGAATCAATAATTTTGCATTTTTGTGTATATTAATATTTGTAAGTCTATTACTTCTTGTTTTATCAACCTCTGGGTTTACACTGTATGAAGTGTTTTTTGGATTGTTTATTACCTTCGCTCCATTTACAAAAAAACTGTATTCAACTTTTGTGAATTTAAAAAAAGTATCTAGCATAAATTCTAATATTGAAAACTTATTACGTGCGAATGATATTGATTTAACTTATTTGCAGTCAGAAATAGATAAAAAACGTTCTATTCCTAGAACTTCTAACCAGTTAGTATATTTTTTCAAAACTAAAAAAATACATGAAGAAGTATCTGAGTTTAGGTCTGATGTGTAA